One Rhizoctonia solani chromosome 2, complete sequence DNA segment encodes these proteins:
- a CDS encoding THO complex subunit 1, whose amino-acid sequence MDIQTRYSSKSECFERTVQKVLVSKDGSSSKLIRENLGQIPVPAKDRPEWEYVIRANIWDHVAKEEACNWQFVLEVLEEVLDGHTIDSCVTIFGWVEDRSSRLLKDPKGMVPSKGKALVVLRTLNALKARAARTGFAGRILAFQSGIFDITERSGVNLQGELGSTWNGVAIPPPVGEKAEATESGVKLEGSDAMEGVESTDQSAAGDEDKKSVAENKGSADSKPASRAADAKVDPAEQRRNLYNTFWQLQLFFANPLVFAEGISAQAAVANGMYSSTEPPTDLKPNDVFSAFKKAVDTIIPVLSERTRKDNALMGREGKGSSAPVAGVKRKRATSSGVRRIRDQMEDENARELELERQPPEDLDLDKYFFAKFLTSPDLLDLELADTNFRRQILFQLMIMLKHLSLAIQYAKPPPAPPASTPTPPPQQASNTTAMLIPNAKSLAAKQPASPAPTLAPIPAPAPAPLTPAALAAQQRRKRLMGDIVVAVEEEQWVRRLVSSCLDEWRATGAGNVKELFTREEHWVDWKNTMCSPFEKRGFDQKAYAENARKTREDMILRPLNVWRNPLGSASLTAVPPSMQKFENLNKSINLQIQRAEAAIAAESALRNPPPAQPSPAPNQPADASTSLAPVKAEGDTGAPGPATPKPMAKPLATLGVPPKPNIPSRSGTPVPMAQHQSSVIARPSDEELPRAPKPAPRLTPKQRMLEEHQLTKTKICWQALRAASLLGHTRVFGQIGLGSVDQLIQEIEKDKKKYEDDRAKRLAVKADESAKAAAASIANEEGKSLVEADKVETDAAEPEKVEDEKVEGGKPETMEVDA is encoded by the exons ATGGACATTCAGACTCGGTATTCCTCCAAATCCGAATGCTTTGAGCGAACGGTCCAAAAGGTTCTTGTATCCAAAGATGGCTCATCTTCAAAATTAATCCGTGAAAATCTGGGGCAAATTCCTGTTCCTGCAAAGGATCGACCCGAGTGGGAGTATGTCATACGAGCCAACATTTGGGATCACGTT GCGAAAGAGG AGGCCTGTAATTGGCAGTTTGTTCTCGAGGTCTTGGAAGAGGTACTTGATGGTCACACAATTGACTCTTGCGTTACTATTTTTGGTTGGGTCGAGGATCGAAGTTCGCGGTTACTCAAG GATCCAAAGGGAATGGTTCCTTCGAAAGGCAAAGCACTTGTGGTCCTTCGCACTCTCAATGCTCTCAAGGCCCGCGCTGCTCGAACAGGTTTTGCTGGTCGTATCCTCGCCTTCCAGAGCGGAATTTTCGACATCACAGAGCGAAGCGGTGTCAACTTACAAGGCGAGCTCGGGTCCACTTGGAATGGAGTCGCGATCCCCCCGCCTGTAGGCGAGAAAGCGGAGGCAACCGAATCTGGGGTCAAATTGGAAGGTAGTGATGCGATGGAAGGAGTTGAATCGACAGACCAGTCAGCTGCTGGAGACGAAGACAAGAAATCGGTCGCCGAAAACAAAGGTTCTGCTGATAGCAAGCCCGCCTCGCGAGCAGCAGATGCAAAAGTAGACCCCGCTGAACAGCGCCGAAATTTATACAACACTTTCTGGCAACTCCAACTATTTTTCGCCAACCCCCTCGTGTTTGCTGAAGGTATCTCAGCCCAGGCTGCTGTAGCGAATGGAATGTACTCGAGCACTGAACCTCCCACCGACCTGAAACCCAATGATGTATTCTCTGCCTTCAAGAAAGCGGTGGACACCATCATCCCAGTTCTAAGCGAGAGGACTAGAAAAGATAATGCGTTGATGGGACGAGAGGGCAAAGGTTCGAGCGCTCCTGTTGCAGGagtgaagaggaagagggcCACTTCATCCGGCGTACGGAGGATCCGAGATCAGATGGAGGATGAAAATGCTAGAGAACTCGAATTGGAGCGCCAGCCGCCCGAAGATTTGGATTTAGACAAGTACTTTTTTGCGAAATTCTTGACTTCGCCAGACCTACTGGACTTGGAG CTGGCAGACACAAACTTTCGGAGACAGATATTATTCCAGCTAATGATTATGCTCAAGCACCTTTCCCTCGCGATCCAATATGCCAAACCCCCTCCGGCACCTCCAGCATCCACTCCTACACCACCCCCTCAACAGGCAAGCAATACAACCGCCATGCTCATACCAAACGCCAAGTCTCTTGCGGCCAAGCAGCCTGCATCTCCTGCTCCCACTCTTGCTCCCATTCCAGCCCCTGCCCCCGCTCCACTTACACCTGCTGCTCTCGCTGCCCAGCAACGAAGAaagagacttatgggcgACATTGTTGTAGCAGTCGAAGAGGAACAGTGGGTTCGTCGCCTCGTGTCAAGCTGCCTGGACGAATGGCGTGCAACGGGTGCTGGAAATGTAAAAGAACTTTTCACTCGAGAAGAGCACTGG GTTGACTGGAAGAACACGATGTGTTCGCCATTCGAAAAACGAGGGTTTGACCAGAAAGCTTATGCGGAAAACGCGCGAAAAACTCGCGAAGACATGATCCTTCGCCCACTTAACGTATGGAGAAACCCACTGGGCAGCGCATCCTTGACGGCGGT ACCTCCCTCTATGCAAAAGTTCGAGAATCTCAACAAGAGCATCAATCTCCAAATCCAACGGGCCGAGGCAGCGATTGCTGCAGAGAGCGCATTGAGGAACCCACCACCCGCACAACCGAGTCCTGCGCCCAACCAACCAGCAGATGCATCCACAAGTCTAGCCCCTGTAAAGGCCGAAGGGGATACCGGGGCTCCTGGTCCCGCAACGCCCAAACCCATGGCGAAGCCACTTGCGACTCTAGGTGTGCCTCCAAAACCCAACATCCCCTCGCGCTCTGGGACACCAGTTCCTATGGCTCAGCACCAATCCTCAGTCATTGCTAGACCGAGTGATGAAGAATTACCTCGCGCTCCCAAGCCCGCACCGAGGCTGACTCCAAAGCAGAGGATGCTCGAGGAACACCAATTG ACAAAAACTAAAATATGCTGGCAGGCATTGCGTGCTGCCTCCTTGCTTGGTCACACCCGAGTATTTGGACAGATTGGCTTGGGAAGTGTGGACCAGCTCATCCAAGAGATCGAGAAGGATAAAAAGAAATACGAAGATGACCGTGCAAAGAGGCTCGCTGTCAAAGCAGACGAATCAGCCAAAGCCGCTGCAGCCAGCATTGCAAATGAAGAAGGAAAATCCTTGGTTGAAGCTGACAAGGTAGAAACTGATGCCGCAGAACCAGAGAAAGTAGAAGACGAGAAGGTGGAGGGTGGGAAGCCAGAGACCATGGAAGTTGACGCGTAA
- a CDS encoding peptidase inhibitor i9 — translation MDVQSFKSRTSVWLDNSSSRNEGHGVRTLKPGANIQSHVNERREGFEVKHVYSAVINGYAAALSPSVLEALRLSDDVQAIEISTFTQLGNARRLFEKKANGGAGVDIYFFDTGINLTKQCFGSRVRWGATFGGYQDIDGSGHGTALAASALCAEAGGTATSASGVAVKILSDSGSGTTSSLISGINWAVQQYQSTNRPSIGALALGGPASVTLDNAVAAAVNAGLHMVVTAGKFVWASISPARVAGAVTVGSIPRSKVRPTNSNYGAGLDVWSFYPIACPTDIPNCNTPTGSVSYVAAYMAVAIGSYGNKAPAALTTDLKSHAVPDVINVPTGTTNLRAVPW, via the exons ATGGACGTTCAATCTTTCAAATCACGAACTTCTGTCTGGCTCGACAATTCCTCATCTCGTAATGAGGGTCACGGCGTACG AACGCTGAAGCCAGGTGCCAACATTCAGTCTCACGTCAACGAGCGAAGAGAAGGCTTCGAGGTAAAACACGTATATTCGGCCGTCATCAACGGCTATGCGGCCGCGCTTTCCCCTTCGGTGTTAGAAGCATTAAGGTTGTCCGACGACGTACAGGCGATCGAAAT CTCTACCTTTACTCAGCTTGGAAATGCTAGAAGACTATTCGAGAAGAAAGCGAATGGAGGCGCAGGTG TCGATATCTACTTCTTCGATACTG GAATCAACTTAACAAAGCAATGCTTTGGGTCTCGTGTTCGCTGGGGTGCTACGTTCGGTGGA TATCAAGACATTGACGGAAGCGG CCATGGTACTGCATTAGCAGCTTCG GCGCTTTGCGCCGAAGCAGGTGGAACCGCCACATCAGCCTCGGGCGTTGCGGTCAAAATTCTCTCGGATTCTGGATCGGGTACAACATCATCTCTCATTTCTGGCATCAACTGGGCAGTCCAACAATACCAATCGACAAATCGACCTTCAATTGGCGCGCTGGCGCTTGGAGGACCAGCCTCTGTGACCCTTGATAACGCTGTTGCTGCAGCCGTAAATGCTGGGCTCCACATGGTTGTCACCGCCGGCAAGTTTGTTTGGGCATCAA TCTCTCCAGCACGTGTAGCAGGTGCTGTGACCGTTGGATCGATACCACGATCCAAGGTTCGCCCAACTAATAG CAACTATGGCGCTGGGCTGGATGTCTGGAGCTTCTACCCTATCGCTTGCCCAACAGATATACCCAACTGCAACACACCGACCGGTAGCGT ATCGTACGTGGCTGCGTATATGGCTGTTGCAATTGGTTCATACGGAAATAAAGCGCCGGCAG CTTTGACTACCGATCTGAAAAGTCATGCAGTCCCGGATGTCATCAATGTCCCCACAGGCACCAC CAACTTGCGAGCTGTACCATGGTAG
- a CDS encoding DNA replication licensing factor MCM2/3/5 family pretein translates to MQSRTQDASSNQEEIRRQIAALQAQLLPSPERTKSKPAEEPSGPTKRVLVAGSPSPKRRKLQHDTQLKSQNRQEGSNSGKPKPIAAPAFKPPSPPRVSAVAAAASAFQTNRTARIKDEKEPVVRSTSFAQPLPVDCVTQTRNDDMTVKEELPLGPIDHPASFDDPRWERREPYSGIHLSSRKLPFEEFQEFMYGRVYLSPSKLYSVARLSPDRSGYDVPVEGDWVTIAVVAERGQVQVSKRGNRGAPQGKRGDNSAVGQNAGEDEDEDSRPTSREKKYMRLLLVDFGHRASEEKPTPKEQTKGDALLNMLLFEADSAKTEDGQATRSNGRGVTYKGGSGGAFEACAKLREGAVLAILNPRILKPFQRNTGNPHPRDNALAITPENAESIAVLGYSRDLGSCRAIKRDGKPCGSWRISDVCEYHIQDAIKSKRAARPEFSAGTMNLSSLNSQGGKGGKFGKPAYDPSRKWGLTPSTGQQNAAASSESARLGGGATYVVDGRVFSGFDTGGIDADAARLKGLRKKKEEELAIEEIIRKDGGKTPAARILKMGAAHLKSLDSTSTSVSTSDVPDDQLGEANETPKKVYSADLVKSIGFDPSRRSGNNGRPKEGGGVRQLVAKLDRSVILGPAPGSKRMRSNVTSHFAPSREKEAEDGEKDTGEVPGAGLNLDSDSDSDLEIED, encoded by the exons ATG CAATCGCGTACACAAGACGCCTCTTCAAATCAAGAAGAGATTAGACGACAGATCGCTGCCCTTCAGGCCCAGCTGTTGCCGTCTCCCGAGAGAACCAAGTCCAAGCCTGCTGAAGAGCCAAGTGGCCCCACAAAACGTGTGCTGGTAGCTGGAAGTCCTTCTCCAA AGAGGCGTAAACTTCAGCATGATACACAATTGAAGTCTCAAAACAGGCAGGAGGGAAGCAACAGTG GAAAGCCGAAACCTATAGCTGCCCCGGCCTTTAAGCCCCCTTCCCCGCCTCGGGTTTCTGCTGTTGCGGCGGCTGCATCGGCATTTCAAACCAACCGCACTGCCCGAATTAAGGATGAAAAAGAGCCAGTTGTGCGATCCACATCGTTTGCCCAACCCCTACCGGTGGATTGTGTCACGCAGACGAGGAATGATGATATGACAGTTAAAGAAGAACTACCACTCGGTCCAATCGACCATCCCGCTTCCTTCGATGACCCTCGCTGGGAAAGACGGGAACCATATTCTGGAATTCATCTTTC ATCTCGAAAATTACCGTTTGAGGAGTTCCAAGAATTTATGTATGGTCGAGTCTATCTTTCCCCCTCTAAACTGTATTCTGTTGCTCGACTTTCCCCCGATCGCTCTGGTTATGACGTGCCTGTAGAGGGTGACTGGGTTACTATCGCTGTCGTAGCGGAAAGAGGGCAAGTGCAGGTCTCGAAACGAGGAAATCGAGGGGCTCCACAGGGGAAGAGAGGCGATAATTCGGCTGTTGGTCAAAACGCCGGGGAAGATGAAGACGAGGATTCTCGGCCTACCTCTCgcgaaaagaagtacatgcgCCTCTTACTTGTCGATTTCGGCCATCGTGCATCCGAAGAGAAACCAACACCAAAGGAGCAAACGAAGGGTGATGCCCTACTGAATATGCTCTTGTTTGAAGCAGACTCGGCGAAGACCGAGGATGGGCAGGCTACTAGAAGCAATGGAAGGGGGGTCACTTACAAAGGGGGCAGTGGAGGTGCTTTTGAAGCATGCGCCAAGCTGAGGGAAGGCGCCGTTTTGGCCATCCTCAACCCTCGTATTTTGAAGCCTTTCCAG CGGAACACTGGTAACCCACATCCTCGTGATAACGCTCTGGCCATCACTCCGGAGAACGCTGAGTCCATTGCTGTACTAGGCTATTCTCGGGATCTTGGATCATGTCGCGCCATTAAGAGAGATGGAAAACCTTGTGGTAGTTG GCGCATCTCTGATGTATGCGAATATCACATCCAAGACGCCATCAAAAGCAAGAGAGCGGCTCGACCTGAATTTTCGGCAGG AACGATGAACCTTTCTTCCTTGAATTCACAAGGCGGGAAAGGTGGGAAGTTTGGAAAACCAGCATACGATCCATCTCGTAAGTGGGGATTAACACCGTCCACTGGGCAACAAAACGCTGCCGCATCGTCCGAATCCGCTAGACTTGGCGGAGGCGCCACATATGTTGTTGACGGACGGGTATTCTCTGGATTCGATACGGGTGGCATTGATGCCGATGCTGCGCGTCTAAAAGGGCtgagaaagaaaaaagaagaagaattaGCCATTGAAGAGATCATCCGGAAGGACGGAGGCAAAACCCCAGCTGCGCGAATCCTGAAAATGGGCGCAGCACACTTGAAATCGCTCGATTCTACCAGTACTAGTGTTTCAACTAGTGATGTTCCCGACGATCAACTTGGCGAAGCCAACGAAACGCCGAAGAAAGTGTATTCAGCGGATCTAGTAAAGAGTATCGGGTTCGATCCGTCTCGTCGCTCTGGTAATAACGGGAGACCCAAGGAAGGCGGGGGGGTCCGACAG TTGGTTGCGAAACTGGATCGTTCAGTAATTTTGGGACCGGCCCCTGGATCCAAGCGTATGCGCTCGAACGTCACGTCTCATTTCGCCCCTTCTCGAGAAAAAGAAGCTGAGGATGGCGAAAAAGATACTGGGGAGGTACCAGGGGCAGGATTAAATTTAGATTCAGACTCAGATTCGGACTTGGAGATTGAAGACTGA
- a CDS encoding pre-mRNA-processing-splicing factor 8 — protein sequence MDSKLKSIGYRLEAALSQYLDTSLAVRRECINQTTAGPVLQNLRLTGQLDEAVLLEQKIQRARVAISFARNASPSIVPIHRLPQTFLPKFFFSFLLLSHAYWILASEQCLGSIQFVLPQLWIHIDITATLLKNSSSLSRIETFLSRSGKSQLELHVQYAYEDHAHDRKIDPSLEKAVAPLIPRIRRLRCDIPFLSYDTDPVDSISRKEFSLSVLSQFLNTKATPGTLDALEIWLTGTINIFSIYTNEQLHREDALRLDMPAQHLEDLLFPVTTLRLTRCFPDWTSKAFHNLNELRLCAFHDNAPLHESQLLVILASSPQLRVLELQIELSLLDIAVPPVALHSLETLITHARSFLELGRLLRLLDTGSSPIFMTIYSPFNWYEQPDENIVHFFSRSNVTRLCAEEFNNFYKPFELVNLSPTVKKLPLPHQPTTPGSFTAIIDYLFKFAWIHCTITR from the exons ATGGATTCTAAACTTAAATCTATCGGCTACCGGCTAGAGGCTGCACTAAGTCAATATTTGGACACTAGTCTCGCTGTACGAAGAGAATGTATCAACCAAACGACTGCAGGACCCGTCCTTCAGAATCTGCGGCTTACTGGCCAGCTTGATGAGGCGGTCCTGCTTGAACAAAAGATCCAACGGGCCAGGGTAGCTATCAGCTTTGCAAGGAACGCCTCGCCCAGCATCGTCCCTATCCATCGTCTTCCCCAGACCTTCTTGCCAAAATTTTTCTTCTCTTTCCTACTACTGAGTCATGCATATTGGATTCTGGCATCAGAACAGTGCCTCGGGAGTATCCAATTTGT TCTACCCCAGCTATGGATACACATCGACATCACAGCAACGCTCTTAAAAAACTCTAGTTCGTTATCTCGCATAGAGACATTTTTGTCGAGATCTGGGAAATCGCAACTGGAGCTCCACGTCCAATACGCATATGAAGATCATGCCCATGACCGTAAGATTGACCCTTCTCTAGAGAAGGCTGTTGCTCCTCTGATTCCCCGCATTCGGCGGCTAAGATGTGACATCCCCTTCCTATCCTATGATACCGATCCCGTCGATTCAATTTCCAGAAAAGAATTTAGTTTATCGGTactttcccaatttctcaataCGAAAGCCACACCTGGGACTCTGGATGCGTTGGAAATATGGCTCACAGGCACAATAAATATATTCAGCATCTACACGAATGAACAGTTACACAGGGAAGATGCTCTACGTCTGGACATGCCTGCTCAGCACCTAGAAGATTTATTATTTCCGGTCACCACTCTGCGACTAACTCGTTGTTTTCCCGACTGGACGAGCAAAGCATTTCACAACCTCAACGAGCTTCGTCTTTGCGCCTTCCACGACAATGCTCCTCTACATGAATCACAATTATTGGTTATTCTAGCGAGTAGCCCCCAGCTACGTGTGCTTGAGCTTCAAATTGAGTTGAGCCTCTTGGACATTGCAGTTCCGCCTGTAGCACTTCATAGCCTAGAAACCCTTATCACCCACGCCCGATCATTCTTAGAACTCGGGAGACTTTTGCGATTGCTGGACACCGGTTCAAGCCCCATATTCATGACCATCTACTCCCCTTTTAATTGGTACGAACAGCCAGACGAGAACATTGTACATTTCTTTTCTCGCTCGAATGTGACTAGACTTTGTGCGGAGGAATTCAACAATTTTTATAAACCATTTGAACTCGTCAATCTCTCACCTACAGTCAAGAAATTGCCATTACCCCACCAACCAACGACTCCTGGGAGTTTTACGGCGATTATCGATTACCTATTCAAGTTTGCCTGGATACATTGTACTATTACACGATAG
- a CDS encoding pre-mRNA-processing-splicing factor 8 produces the protein MVTGISELESASNALGAALDEYLDACFATPNPKITSKTESVVCVPNSNSHEFIAQEYPRATFFEAQIQRAKAAIGEAINSSSVTAPMKVLPTEVLTRIFRLAIGTEPCTLNLWPVETQYLVLLTHVCAHWRRIIVGTPLFWTHIDATPHIYNSERLQDRSRIFLERAGSSPLELHISTPYPTDEYWEATGLNEFFIPLIPRIQSLDLDFASSVLSKCFGTSCLPETLSQASLRTSICNHIGHLFIESAEAGPGDNQLLLEAPETHLRNVWGGIRVLRLASIFPSWTSIAYSGLVELSLGTYDSYNRVDISVYHLAQILSSSPELRVLDFGLCIIPSDNLPTAVSLPHLQTLIMRPKSKSDLEYVMRLLTPGSEPLHMAICSSLAGPDETYTTAEIARFFARSNVATLHFVGITSCLGLLSLVNGLQTLTLTIYSSEDMKSIFAYEKPCHLHPKRLHLLSVNPDELAIGTLLQLAKLYVPQRLVVWVPYTITRGPVPKIHSTTLVEQELSNIGITGKVVISKSPNPTEYSLMSF, from the exons ATGGTTACTGGTATTAGTGAACTCGAGAGTGCGAGCAACGCACTAGGAGCCGCGCTGGACGAATATCTTGATGCTTGTTTCGCTACTCCCAACCCCAAGATAACATCAAAGACTGAGAGTGTTGTTTGCGTACCGAACTCGAACTCTCATGAATTcattgctcaggaatacccaaGAGCTACCTTTTTTGAGGCCCAAATACAACGAGCTAAGGCCGCCATTGGCGAGGCGATAAACAGTTCCTCTGTAACGGCGCCTATGAAAGTACTCCCGACCGAGGTACTCACTCGCATCTTTCGGCTTGCGATCGGTACAGAACCTTGCACGCTTAACCTATGGCCCGTCGAGACACAGTACCTGGTCTTGTTAACTCATGTTTGTGCCCACTGGCGTCGGATTATTGTTGGCACCCCACTCTTTTGGACACACATCGATGCCACCCCCCACATATACAATAGTGAGAGGTTACAAGATCGCAGCCGGATCTTCTTAGAACGTGCTGGCAGCTCCCCGCTTGAACTTCATATCTCTACTCCTTATCCTACGGACGAGTACTGGGAAGCTACTGGCTTGAACGAGTTCTTCATTCCACTTATCCCTCGTATTCAATCTCTAGATCTCGAT TTTGCTTCATCCGTACTTTCTAAATGTTTTGGTACGAGCTGTTTACCTGAAACGCTCAGCCAGGCTAGCCTGAGAACGAGCATTTGTAACCATATCGGCCACCTCTTCATTGAGTCTGCCGAGGCCGGGCCTGGCGATAATCAGCTTTTACTTGAAGCCCCTGAAACTCACCTCCGTAATGTTTGGGGAGGAATTAGGGTTCTCAGGTTGGCATCCATATTCCCTTCCTGGACGAGTATCGCATATTCTGGTCTTGTCGAACTCAGCCTAGGAACTTACGACAGTTACAACAGAGTAGACATTTCCGTGTACCACTTAGCTCAGATCTTATCCTCGAGCCCTGAGTTACGCGTGTTGGATTTTGGACTCTGTATCATTCCTAGCGATAACCTACCTACAGCTGTGTCACTACCCCACCTACAAACGCTGATAATGCGGCCGAAATCCAAGAGTGATCTTGAATACGTCATGAGACTACTTACTCCTGGCTCTGAACCCCTGCACATGGCAATTTGCTCTTCGCTGGCTGGTCCGGACGAAACATACACCACTGCAGAGATAGCCAGGTTCTTTGCGCGCTCAAATGTGGCAACACTGCACTTTGTGGGAATCACCAGCTGTCTCGGACTACTAAGCCTTGTGAATGGCCTACAAACCCTCACGCTCACCATATACTCAAGTGAAGATATGAAATCCATTTTTGCTTACGAGAAACCTTGCCATCTTCACCCAAAGAGACTTCACCTGCTAAGTGTAAATCCAGACGAGTTGGCTATTGGTACGCTTTTGCAACTCGCCAAGTTGTACGTTCCCCAGCGACTGGTGGTATGGGTGCCATACACTATTACCCGGGGGCCTGTCCCCAAAATACATAGCACAACTTTAGTTGAGCAAGAGTTATCTAACATTGGTATCACCGGCAAGGTTGTTATTTCAAAATCACCCAACCCTACAGAGTACTCCCTAATGTCGTTCTAA
- a CDS encoding WD40 domain-containing protein has product MTLPTSLPQVTIQADAFTAIEDVEQGVIENEDIWISCYDSSMPSVHGKVAVMISDEDRTQCAFKGRDGVQCERIQNTIFAVSCPALHIDNRSIHFPTHVITLPEVTSTKTSSKLDKGINNLDISPDGQLWVAALGNGSVLVGAGPSKARKDTPAPLEGNYHKGAVSTVQLVKPTTSTANPRILSGSEDFSLVLSEFPGFSSLAQVNSSALISQTLLPPSIRLTSHTRSVTSARVLPCGTKAISAGRDGTLRVWDLTPESTSVSRQIGMVRSNGDVAINSFALSFAHSASLAVLALQSGHFDLVDVDSRNTLFSTSSAGFEYTRNGPLDAIDIYPLYTAHKYLVATGSQRGVISFFICTIDNGSVVTTNLGSCIRNGAGISDVKFIPLLKDSIGKWIQSARYTPSAKKFVTDAYPRLLVATMMASPTNFKYLKNRIQPASNFR; this is encoded by the exons ATGACCCTACCGACAAGTCTACCACAGGTCACAATCCAGGCGGATGCCTTTACGGCCATCGAGGACGTTGAACAAGGAGTCATAGAGAACGAGGACATATGGATCAGCTGCTATGATTCGTCCATGCCATCGGTGCATGGTAAGGTGGCGGTGATGATATCAGATGAAGATCGAACCCAATGTGCTTTCAAGGGAAGAGATGGTGTCCAATGCGAACGGATTCAGAAT ACGATATTTGCCGTTAGTTGTCCGGCCCTGCATATAGACAACCGCTCTATTCATTTCCCTACTCATGTTATAACCCTTCCGGAAGTAACATCTACAAAAACCTCCTCGAAACTGGACAAAGGAATTAACAACTTGGACATATCTCCCGATGGCCAGCTATGGGTGGCTGCACTAGGAAATGGCTCGGTCTTGGTTGGTGCTGGTCCATCTAAAGCAAGAAAGGATACGCCAGCACCTCTTGAAGGAAACTACCACAAGGGCGCAGTTTCAACTGTCCAACTGGTTAAACCTACCACATCTACCGCCAATCCTCGTATTCTTTCCGGCTCGGAGGACTTTAGCCTCGTGTTATCCGAGTTTCCTGGTTTCTCGTCACTGGCCCAGGTCAACTCCAGCGCACTAATCAGCCAGACGCTCCTTCCCCCCAGCATTCGTCTGACATCACACACTCGCTCCGTAACCTCGGCCCGGGTACTTCCATGCGGGACAAAAGCCATCTCAGCAGGCCGCGATGGCACCCTTCGAGTCTGGGACCTAACTCCCGAATCTACCTCTGTGAGCCGACAGATCGGGATGGTCCGTTCTAATGGAGATGTAGCCATCAATTCGTTCGCATTATCATTCGCTCACTCTGCTTCTTTGGCCGTCCTCGCTCTTCAGTCAGGCCACTTTGACCTCGTCGATGTAGACTCCCGAAACACATTGTTTAGTACTTCTTCGGCTGGATTCGAATACACCAGAAATGGACCGCTCGATGCAATAGATATTTACCCTCTTTATACAGCCCACAAGTATCTGGTAGCAACAGGATCGCAGCGTGGTGTTATCTCGTTCTTTATATGCACCATAGACAACGGAAGTGTGGTCACAACTAACCTTGGTAGTTGTATAAGGAACGGCGCAGGGATTTCAGACGTCAAGTTCATACCTCTGCTGAAAGATTCTATAGGCAAGTGGATCCAGTCCGCGCGATACACTCCCTCAGCCAAAAAATTTGTTACAGATGCATATCCTCGCCTGCTAGTCGCGACTATGATGGCCTCCCCTACCAACTTCAAATATCTCAAAAATCGGATTCAGCCGGCGTCCAATTTCAGGTGA